A single region of the Cronobacter condimenti 1330 genome encodes:
- a CDS encoding recombinase family protein: MATRLYSYVRWSTDKQSGNTSLDRQTDKAKAFASLHGLEYVQILDAGISAFRGKNTTQGALAGFIEAVKAGAIPNDSYLYVENLDRLTRQDVMTALNLFTGLLSLGLTIVTGMDGKVYSQDSVKNNVTDLMMSLFLFSRANEESLTKQKRAHETALKLIDRHRAGLPVNIKSAGSAPWWIDASMGTYEAVKPHPVHWKAAQKAVELMLEGWGCFRVASYLTDNPDLYPPPRGNRGKGKKRSECWAVANLKAMRSNRALYGEKVITIDGVTHRLSNYFPAVCSQTDFARLQDVACSNRHKVGEVRQTITLLSGLGLLRCGHCGGSMSFFSKEGRIRYVCETGKNKTSACRVWSVSGLLVERCLLAPLIRGYMDLMMGKQGKREDLTQAIEAKRGELNGIESQISNITSAITMGGNIPALVASLQALEHTKSGVLVELERLAQRQALQDGKDHQLESMVDFYELLTPDLLEDTTDERRLKVREVVRAVVRSVTLSKGPDKALILSYELQDKTAYVYTGTLTAEGKKGYTLEVVNGDIQINGTEDNEEAQRLIGVIQDAEQEYHKAISKILAGFPAPVGSHFFGKR; encoded by the coding sequence ATGGCGACAAGGCTCTATTCATATGTCCGTTGGTCCACAGATAAGCAATCCGGCAATACATCATTAGACAGGCAGACAGACAAGGCGAAGGCGTTCGCCTCTCTTCACGGTCTGGAGTATGTCCAAATCCTGGACGCTGGGATCAGCGCCTTCAGGGGTAAGAATACCACACAGGGGGCTTTAGCGGGCTTTATTGAGGCTGTTAAGGCTGGGGCAATCCCAAACGATTCTTACTTGTATGTGGAAAACCTGGACCGACTGACGCGCCAGGACGTTATGACGGCGCTTAACCTGTTCACGGGGCTGTTATCGCTGGGGCTAACCATAGTCACGGGGATGGATGGGAAAGTTTACTCCCAGGACAGCGTAAAAAATAATGTGACCGATCTCATGATGTCCCTGTTTCTATTCTCCCGGGCCAATGAGGAATCACTCACCAAACAGAAGCGAGCGCATGAGACCGCCCTCAAACTAATAGACCGCCACCGCGCCGGGCTACCTGTAAACATTAAAAGCGCCGGATCGGCCCCGTGGTGGATTGATGCCAGCATGGGAACATATGAGGCGGTAAAGCCTCACCCGGTCCACTGGAAAGCCGCACAGAAGGCAGTAGAGCTAATGTTAGAGGGTTGGGGCTGTTTCCGTGTGGCCTCTTATCTCACTGATAACCCTGATTTATACCCACCGCCGAGGGGGAACCGTGGCAAGGGCAAGAAGCGATCAGAATGTTGGGCTGTGGCTAACCTCAAGGCAATGAGGAGCAACCGGGCGCTGTACGGTGAGAAAGTGATCACCATCGACGGCGTTACGCACAGGCTTTCTAATTACTTCCCGGCGGTATGTAGCCAAACAGACTTTGCACGGCTTCAGGATGTGGCCTGTAGCAACCGCCACAAGGTTGGAGAGGTTCGCCAAACAATCACCCTCCTTTCTGGTCTGGGTCTCCTCCGCTGTGGTCACTGTGGCGGCTCTATGAGCTTCTTTTCCAAAGAGGGGCGGATCAGATATGTGTGTGAGACCGGGAAGAATAAGACCTCCGCCTGTCGTGTGTGGTCTGTCTCCGGCTTACTGGTGGAGCGTTGTCTCCTTGCCCCGCTTATCCGGGGCTATATGGATCTAATGATGGGTAAGCAAGGCAAGCGGGAGGATCTCACACAGGCCATAGAGGCCAAACGGGGAGAACTGAACGGGATAGAGAGCCAGATCAGCAACATAACGAGCGCCATTACAATGGGCGGCAATATCCCGGCGTTGGTTGCCTCTCTTCAGGCGTTGGAGCATACAAAATCCGGCGTATTGGTTGAACTGGAGCGCCTCGCCCAGCGCCAGGCCCTACAGGATGGAAAGGATCACCAACTTGAAAGTATGGTTGACTTCTACGAGCTATTGACCCCGGATCTGTTGGAAGATACCACAGACGAAAGGCGGCTAAAGGTCCGGGAAGTGGTCCGGGCTGTTGTGCGCTCTGTGACGCTCTCCAAAGGCCCCGACAAAGCGCTAATCCTGTCTTATGAATTACAGGATAAAACGGCTTACGTGTACACAGGGACGCTTACAGCAGAGGGTAAGAAGGGATACACGCTGGAGGTGGTAAACGGGGATATTCAGATCAACGGGACAGAGGATAACGAGGAGGCTCAACGGCTGATCGGTGTGATACAGGACGCCGAACAGGAATACCACAAAGCAATCTCTAAGATTCTGGCGGGCTTCCCGGCCCCGGTTGGCTCCCACTTCTTTGGAAAACGCTGA
- a CDS encoding TorD/DmsD family molecular chaperone: MNEFSIICRLLGSLWYRAPQDPVMTPIYDLIREGKLAQNWPLEQDELLTRLQKSVQPGEVQADYEALFVGEDARVAPTRSAWVEQSREQDVRGFLTARGMPLGEAPADHFGLLLLAASWLEDQSAEDEIEAQETLFGEYLIPWYETFLGKVEAHATTPFWRTAAQITREAIQAMWEELQEEEESEQDGDER; this comes from the coding sequence ATGAATGAGTTTTCAATAATTTGTCGCCTGCTGGGCTCTCTCTGGTACCGTGCGCCCCAGGACCCGGTGATGACCCCGATTTATGATCTGATCCGCGAAGGCAAACTTGCGCAAAACTGGCCGCTTGAGCAGGACGAGTTGCTGACGCGTCTGCAAAAAAGTGTGCAGCCAGGCGAGGTGCAGGCTGATTACGAGGCGCTGTTTGTCGGCGAGGATGCCCGCGTCGCACCGACCCGTTCCGCGTGGGTCGAGCAGAGCCGTGAACAGGATGTCCGGGGGTTTTTAACCGCACGCGGCATGCCGCTTGGCGAAGCGCCCGCCGATCATTTCGGGCTGTTGCTGCTGGCAGCCTCCTGGCTTGAGGATCAGTCTGCAGAAGATGAAATCGAGGCGCAGGAGACCTTATTTGGCGAGTACCTGATCCCGTGGTATGAAACGTTCCTCGGCAAGGTGGAAGCCCATGCCACTACGCCATTCTGGCGCACGGCCGCCCAGATTACCCGCGAAGCTATCCAGGCAATGTGGGAAGAGTTGCAGGAAGAGGAAGAAAGCGAGCAAGACGGTGATGAACGTTAA